One Salvia miltiorrhiza cultivar Shanhuang (shh) chromosome 6, IMPLAD_Smil_shh, whole genome shotgun sequence genomic window, ccAGCGGATGTGGAGACCTCGCGAGCGCTGCAGGCCCCGCGAGCGTTTGAGACTCTGCGCTCGCTGaagcccagcgaccgctggcttcAAGGAGAGGAGATGCGCCCCAGCGAGCGCTGGCATCCGGGTTCACGCGAGCGCTGGGTCCAGCGGCTGCGGGCGCTGGCACCCAGCGAGCGCGGGGAGTTGTTCATGCTTATTTTTTCATGCTTATTTTTTCAACGAAATCAATAAAAGTCATTCCAACTTTAAAGTCCATAGATTAACGAATACATCcagatttttatagacttttaaaagtcttgaacgaatacacccggatttttatagacttttaaaagtcttgaacgaatacacccatattttcatagatttttaaaagtcttgaacgaatacacccatattttcatagacttttaaaagtcttgaactaatacacccacaCTTTAAAAGTCTacagaaatctattaaagtcttgaactaatacaccccctaagTTTGCGACTATATACTCCATGAGAACCAAAGGAcaaccatatatatacacatgtgTATAGAAGTTGATATTTGACCAATTGACTATATACTCCATGAGAACCAAATGAcaaccatatatatacatatttgttTAGAAGTTGATATTTGACCAATTGTCATATCATGATATTTGACCAAAAGCTAATAAACAAAGCTGCTTTCAAAAAATAACTTGGACGACACGAGTCATATATAGCAAAATTTCAAATAGACTAAAAAACAATTTGTAGCATGATTTAATACATCCACCAAAAAGGATATTGCCGCTTGTAAGCTCATGTCTTCAAACACTCTATGACTGCATCTTCACCACAATAGCTCCACTGGAATCGTCGAGTTATACACTCTTTCTCTGGCCTTCTTTGtctgcacaaaaaaaaaaaaaaaacaattaattcAGCAACAATGAGTCAAAAACTGCAGTGAAGTTCCTCAAAATTCAATCACTCTTTAATTTGATCAGTGCAGCTTACTTCATGTTCCCAGTTAGTCCGTAGCATGATGATCGAAAGGCAGATCACTTGCACCACCAGAGCGCATATAATCCCCATCCACAGACCCTACAAACAATCCAACCAAAATAAACTTTCTATACAGAAGCAAACTAGTACAAACCCTCCTAAATATACAAACTTTCATCTATTTCTAGTTTTACACATTTAACTAAAAATTCTGCctctaaatacacgaactttcaattATTCTGCTTTTTCATGTGATTGTCAATTTTCGGTGAATTAATGCTATTGTGTTTAGCTGAAGTGGTAAATTAATGTCATCGTGACTTGCTAATTTAGCGTAGACATCGAATAACATGGTTTAGTACATCAACCGTTTTAAGCCATGTAGACACTTGGTGTCCATATGTGCAAAATCAGAGCAATTGAATGTCTATATTTGAAGGCCGAATCTTTAGTTCATGTGAAAAAACCAAAACTagataaaaatttatgtatttaaacgCAATTAGccttataaatacatataacaatctttgaaactttacCTTGCCTCCTACATGCAGAACGAAAGCTAAAAAGATGGAGGTAGGGATGCCCACAAGATAATACGATCCGAGGTTGATGCACGCCCCCGTTTTCTGCCATCCACATCCTCTAACAGCACCTACACACAACGACACCAATTTTGACACGCAgacgaagaaaaaaaattaattgtaggattatatatattttttaaatgttaTGTTTGAGATTTCTGAAAGATAATTTTCttatgatttgatttgatttgatgatgGGAGCTATTGTACAATACAATACCAATAATTTGAcgattttaaaagaataaaatttaagaaaaaaggGTTTGATGGGGGCTTAAGCCCCCCTTGGCCCTTCCTGTGTCTAGTATCTGATAAGATAGGGACGATGGGAATTGAAGTGTATGTATAGGTTGAAAACGAAGAGGGTGGTGGTTGGTACCTGATAGAACACATTGGAGGCCATCTATGAAGTTAGATGTAGCAAGAAGGGGCATCATTGCTGCTACGTAGCTCACAATTTCTGCCTCATTGCTGTAAGCATATCCCCACATATTGCGTATCAATACAAGAACCAGCGCAACTAGAGTGCTCTCGGCCACGGCCATTACTAGCACCACACGCAGAGCTAAGCGTGCTGCTCGTGCCCGCCCACCACCAAGCTCGTTTGCTATTCGTGTGCTGCATTGCATTTCATTCATCaaatataatatgaaaatgGTGATTTTGATATGTAAACTCTATTCTTCAAGattgtataaaatatttgatttaccTGATAGCAGAACTGAGCCCAAACGGGATCATCCAAACGGTTGAAGATGTATTAAGGCTGAAAGAGACAAGAAAACAAGTGAGAAGTGCGCAAGTTGAAGAAAGGAAGCACCAAAGTCTAACCAGATGGAAAGAACAGATGTTTCCAATGCCGGATTTGGAAGAAGACCAGAGAGCAGAACCATCATCTCGAACGACCAATTCTCCAAGCTGTTCGGCAACAAATGCTCAGTCAAAAATCACAACGCGATCAAGCGGtagtcaaagtgtttggataattgaactgACCAGACCATAACTGCTGAAGGGAGGCCGAGTCTGAGGAAATCAAAGATGTTGTGCAGGGCTTCTCTCGAGAATCCAGCCCACGTCTTGGAGCACGACGAGGAATACTTGATGTAAAGAGCGAGAAGCAACGCGTTAAGCCAGTAAGATACGCAGCTAGCCACAGCAGCTCCCTTGCTACCAAGTCCAGACTTGAACACCAGAATCCAGCACACAAGGAGATGCAACAGAGTTGTGATTGCGGTGCTTATCATCATTGGGAACACGATGCTCTGCGTCTGCAGGAACCTGACTTGGCATTGCAGGATGCTGTATCCAAAAACACAAGGGATCATGTAACGAGCATAGCTTCCGGCCTCTCTAGAGATGTCCGGATCTTGGCCTAATGCTTCGAGGATTGGACCCGTGTTGGCCCAGATGACAGCGAGGGGCACGCACGCCAGCAACAGAACCAACATGGCCCTCTGAGTGTGTATTCCGAGCATATGGTACTGCTTCGCTCCGTAGGACTGCCCACACAGCGTGTCTAACGCGCTCGCCATGCCCATCTGCACCACCAATGTCAATGCAGCCTCATCTTCACATCATTTTATACTTATACAAATGGATATTGAGAAATTTCACAAGTACATATACATTTGGAGATCAAGATTTGTTCAATCACTATCTCATCTAAAAGCTCAAGGTGTAGATAGTATTTTAGGGAATGATAGAATAAATTGATAATCTATTCCATCCTATGATTCCTATGACTCACTAAACGCCCCCTTACTGTGTGAACATGTAATAAATAAATCCTTTCTGACCCACCCTTGTTAGTAAGATAAACTCTAATGTTagtaagaaaagaaagagagagagagagagaagtggtTACCAGCAAGCTAAAACCGGTGACAGAGGCGAaggaggtggccatggaagcaGCAGAAAGAGCGAGCTCTCCCAAATGGCCCACAAACATAACTGAAATCAGCTGCAAACAAAACTGCAGCAGAGACACCGAAATCAGAGGCCCCGCCAGCCATAATTGCTTTCTGAGTTCCTCCAAAAACGAACCATTTTCATCTTTAATCTTTTCTGAACTACTATTTAATGGAGTGCTGAGAGAGGATGTATTGTTTTCGTGTCcgtccatctctctctctctctccttgttTACGAAATTGAGATTCCGATGAGAATGGCTGTATATAAGATTTGCATAGATTATCAAAAACTTGATTGCAGATAGTTTTGGTGCGTAAATGTAGGAGAATATTTGGAATGAGCCTCAAATATGATTCACTAAAAGTAGTCGTCATACCATGTTTATCGGGCACAATGTTCTTGACTCAAATAATGTACTATATTCAATATGGCAACTCAGAATAAAGATGTCATACTATCATTGTCTTTTTGCTGCCGCGGATTATCGTAAACGACGTGTAAAGAACACAAATCTACCATATTTTCATATTATGGTATCTTACTCTATGTAAAGACagaaaattcataattaaatagtatttatcttaaaaacaatTGACCAACAATTATTCTCATACGACCCACCAATAATTGTGGGTTCATCTTCTCAACAAACCTTTTCTACTAAAGACTACGTTCATTCATGTTTCTTAATTTCATCACACACCCTATACTAACAagtaaaaatattgaaatttgacGAGTGCTGATGCTTAAAATTAAGAGGTGGACTTGGGTGAGGGCACCCGCATGGGATGCGGCCGGGTCGACCCGCGCTCCAACCCTGACCCGGACCCGCGCCCATTTGATCCGTCGCCccaaattattatatttgtttatagtaaatgttacttttaataaacataatatatacatttattcgcacaaatatatacttttgtaaatataagtatttatcttcatttaatataaagtattatattttttaaaccctaaactctgtaaactaaaccctaaatcatgaacactaaaccctaataggagtatttacttttaataagcataagatatacattttgtcgcacaaatgtatacttatggtaatataaatatttaccttcattcaatataaagcattatacatatcaataattactttttcttacaataataattattttatttgatcaaataataatattattatttatgtttattaaaagtaatcattgatataataaaaagaaataattgatatggagaaatgtaatgtttcaaaaatattatatttattgtgattattgttgtactaaaaaataattattgttataataaaaagtaattattattattataaagaaaggtaatatttttaaacctaaaaataagtattaaccatcattcaatattttttaaacctaaacacggaatactaaactctaaacactgaatactaaactctagccattcaataataaacccaaatggaaatatttactcCCTAATGGAAAtactcacttttatttatcataagatatacatttccatacttaaatgtatacttatgtgaatataagtattacccatcattcaatatttttaaaacctaaacactgaatactaaaccctaaacactgaatactaaactctaacccttgaatactaaaccctaaataatgaatactaaactctaatggaaatattcacttttatttatcctaatatATACATTACTGTgtataaatgtatacttatgtgaatataagtattacctatcattcaatattttgtaaaccctaaacactgaatactaaaccctaaacattcaataataaacccaaatgacaatatttacttttattttatacatttccatgcttaaatgtatacttatgtgaaaataagtattaaccatcattcaatattttttaaacctaaacactgaatactaaaccctaaatagggaatactaaatcctaaacactgaatactaaaccctagccATTCACTAATAAAcccaaatggaaatatttactcTCCCTAATGGAAAtactcacttttatttatcctaagatatacatttccatacttaaatgtatacttatgtgaatataagtattacctatcattcaatatttttaaaacctaaacactgaatactaaaccctaaaccttgaatactaaaacTTAACCcttgaatattaaaccctaaataatgaatactaaaccctaatagaaatattcacttttatttatcctaataaatgtaataagttaaaaatattacatttcattgtaacaataattattttttattacgacaataattacttgatcaaATAGCTAAGAATAAAAGTTATAGaaagtgaaaataatattacttttcttcacatcaatacttacttttgctataaaaataattactttaacaaataactaaaaataaaagttcttatgaataaaaataaaaattattgtgaagaaatttTATCTTGTTAAAATATTACCTTTCatcatatcaatggttactttttCGTAGGATAATTTTTACTTgactaaataactaaatatataagttctaatgagtaaaaataagcactacttttattcatatcaataattactttttcttattataataattacttaaccaacTAATTAAAAGTACAAGgtctaataaataaaagtaacaattatcataaacaaatgtaataattttgaaacatttgCTCACGATAATTGCTATTTTTACTCACGAGaacttatacttttagttattttcctcAAGTAATAATTgtcgttataaaaagtaattattgttatgaataaatgtaatattttaaagggattatagccaaaaaatacacgaactataataaaagttgcaattttcacctgaactttcaaattggccaaaatatacctgaacttatattttttgttgtaaatttcacctcgacggagttcaatcattgcaagttcaggtgaaatttacaacaaaaaatataagttcaggtatattttggctaatttgaaagttcaggtgaaaattgcaacttttatcaaagttcgtgtattttttggctataatccctattttaaaaatattacatttttcacaaatatatatatatatatatatatataagcaaaagaaaaataataaaaaaaaaccaacgaaaaataaagaaaataccgaaaggataaaaaaacaaaatatataaaataatgctAAAGAAAaactgtaaaattaaaaaaaaatgcaatagaaaaacagtaaaaaaaaagaagaaatcattgaaaagaaaagaaaaagaaaatatataaaaaatgcaaaaaaaaaataataaaaaaaaacagaaaaaggaaaaaaaaaggaaaaaaaaggtataaaaaaagaaacaaaactagaaaaagaaaatccaaaaaatgtaaaaaaaaggaaaaggaaaaaagaaaaaaaaagaaaaaacaaaatcccaaaaatgtttaaaaaaaaaggaaaaagaaaaaaggaaaaaaaaaacaggggGTTAGAGGTTTCGGaacttgaaagaaaaaagaaaaaaaaaaagaaaaaacaaaatcccaaaaatgttaaaaaaaaaaaggaaaaagaaaaaaggaaaaaaaaaacaggggGTTAGAGGTTTCGGAACTTGAAACCTGCACAAAGTGAGGCATTATGAGCCTCATGCCACTGCGCCACCATTTAATTATGCTTATTATCTctcttgaaatatatatataaacctttAGTGGGGGTGGCCGCATCGTATGTGGTCACCCGCATGCAAGTTTTTGCGTAAAATTAAAGgttaaaattaaagattttgtgTTCGAATTTATCATGGCatggtttttaaatttttttattaaaattattaatttatcagtacaatttgaaaattttgataccGTCTAATGATATGCTGCGGAAATTATTatcaagaataaaataaaatttagatttGTAATTGAATCATGTGTAGAGATAATGACACAACAGTGAGATAAGTTAGTTGTTGTGTAGTAAACGATCACAACAACTCCTGTAGTTGAATTTACtaggtatccacgtgtatgcAAATTCGATGCTGGAACAATTTCTGATGTATGATTCAATCTTCGAAAGCTAAAAAATTTCGATTGAATTTTATAGTGATCTAAGTATTTTCTCTCTTGTGTTTCTATGACTTCCCATGTCCAACAAAAAAAATCTTTTCATACTCTTATAGGAATAGTAGCCGCTTATTTACCTTAGGTAAATTAGGTTGGGCCTTTCTTTTATTTACAATAATTAATCCAAAAGTCTAACTAGATATTAATTAAACAATGTCTCAAATATATCTTAATCTAGTTCATGTATATCTTTCAATCTCCTACTTGTACTAACAGTAGATTAAATATCAAGCACTGCCTTTGCACCTTTGTgtgaatcaacaatacacataaaCTCATAAAGTGTGACCCTGTAGGCCCCAATTATCAacgataatcaaattaaaatatacacAAAACTTCTAGACTGAGTTGTGTAGAGAACTTGATATACATGGATTTTGTAAATAAGCCTTTATATGAAGTTTATGTAATATCCCTTCACGAACCACTTTCTAATTTCACCGATCATATGATAGTTTCGGGGGATTGTGCTTGTTTCTATACGTAGACGAACTCTAACACATAACAGTATCCTTGGCAGCTTCAAATGCAACAATATACTCAGCTTTAGTGGTGGAGTGGGCAATAGTGCTTTGTTTAGAACTATTCCAACTTGTTGCTCCACCATTGAGGATAAAGACATAGCTAAACCATGTGACTTATAGTCATCATGGCCTATTTGAAAGCTAAcatccactacaaaaaaatgcgaAAATAGCGGCCAAAATTAGCGACGGCGAAGCCGCCAccggcaattaccgacggcacggcggcggcaaaaatGGCGACCCACCTTTTGCctattaccggcgcattaccgacggcaaaacaaccgccgctaattagcggcggttgtgccgtcgctaatttaaatatatgttaatttaaatacaaattatttattaccgacggcgttgtcgtcgctatttaccggcggcaagagGCCGCCActaatcaccaccgccggtgacatccggcgatagcaccaccgccgtccggctAAAATTACCGACGACATTTTTctgccgctaattaccgacggcaaattccaattaccgacggaaaacgccgtcggtaattttaatttattttattttattttattttatttttcatttatcatctaataaattggtcaaagataataatacaaaaacattaaaattaaatatatattgaaatacaagtgaaaatttaaacattgattattactaatctaagattattactaagaattcaagattcctagtaagaaacttataaatataacttaagaatgttaatttgattagtgatccacttgattagtgatccactcatcaatcatcactcatctaatattattactaagcattcaagattattagtaagaaacttataattataacttaataatgttaatttgattagtgattcacacatcactcatcactaatgtaagatactccctccgtccacgaaatgagtacccatttgtggatggcacgggttttaagaaatatattgagtgtagtgtgaatagaataTGGGTCCCACCTTTTTTAGTGTATTGATTAAAGtgttgtgtggggtacacttgccaaaaagggaaatgagtactcatttcgtggacggacaaaaaaggaaatatgggtactcatttcgtggacggagggagtattacttaagaattcaagattcttagtaagaatcttataattataacttaagaatgttaatttgattagtgattcactcatcaatcatcactactctaatattattgctaagcattcaaaattgttagtgagaaacttataattataacttaataatgttaatttgattagtgatttactcatcactcatcattaatctaagattattactaagaatctaagaaacttataattataacttaataatgttaatttcattagtgatttactcatcactcatcactaatctaagagtattactaagaattcaagattcttagtaagattctaagattattaataattataacttaataatggcATTACCGACGAGCCGTTTAGCGACGGCGATTTGCCGCCGGTAACCTTTATCACCGGCGGCCGTgccttattaccgacggcaaaatgtcGTCGGTAATCgtacgtttttttgtagtgatcaCTATACCTAGTAATTGATAACTCTGACCGCCCATGATAGACTAAGAAGTATTCTTTAGTCCTTCTGAGGTACTTAAGAATAATCTTGATAGTTCTTCAATTTTTCTCACCATGATTT contains:
- the LOC130990312 gene encoding protein DETOXIFICATION 16-like encodes the protein MDGHENNTSSLSTPLNSSSEKIKDENGSFLEELRKQLWLAGPLISVSLLQFCLQLISVMFVGHLGELALSAASMATSFASVTGFSLLMGMASALDTLCGQSYGAKQYHMLGIHTQRAMLVLLLACVPLAVIWANTGPILEALGQDPDISREAGSYARYMIPCVFGYSILQCQVRFLQTQSIVFPMMISTAITTLLHLLVCWILVFKSGLGSKGAAVASCVSYWLNALLLALYIKYSSSCSKTWAGFSREALHNIFDFLRLGLPSAVMVCLENWSFEMMVLLSGLLPNPALETSVLSICLNTSSTVWMIPFGLSSAISTRIANELGGGRARAARLALRVVLVMAVAESTLVALVLVLIRNMWGYAYSNEAEIVSYVAAMMPLLATSNFIDGLQCVLSGAVRGCGWQKTGACINLGSYYLVGIPTSIFLAFVLHVGGKGLWMGIICALVVQVICLSIIMLRTNWEHETKKARERVYNSTIPVELLW